A single window of Ferrimonas balearica DSM 9799 DNA harbors:
- a CDS encoding PhoH family protein: MVQAEKKLFVLDTNVLLHEPLAIYSFKEHDVVVPMTVLEELDQIKDRKKDVSRDARIAIRALEDCVGGAPPEQLVAGVPLLPRESHPDSAGTLAIFPDHQVQFDTPIALPGDHNDNQIINSALYLQQTRTDVEVVLVTKDINMRLKAKGAGLRKVEDYRSDQLVEDIRFLATGFAQIDGKLWDRVGDVHSHQAGRFVYHTLDREALGVDSLYQNQYLVDDSETFCGQVKGLDEHSVTIKDLGRDRLMGYHAWGISPKNVYQGMALQALMDPDVDLVILTGPAGSGKTLLALAAALEQVVEQRRYDRVLVTRNTPEIAESIGFLPGTEEEKMMPWLAAVTDTLEVLHKHDESPSSSLQYIMDKANIQFKSVNFMRGRSIQNSFVLLDECQNLTASQIKTIITRMGEGTKLVCSGNLAQIDSNYLSAVTSGLTYIVERFKDFEGSANVYLNGVVRSRLASFAEENL; encoded by the coding sequence ATGGTCCAGGCGGAGAAGAAGCTCTTTGTGCTCGACACCAATGTGTTACTGCACGAACCCCTCGCCATCTATTCATTTAAAGAGCACGACGTGGTGGTCCCCATGACCGTGTTGGAGGAGTTGGACCAGATCAAAGACCGTAAAAAAGACGTGTCTCGCGATGCCCGAATCGCCATCAGAGCCCTGGAAGACTGTGTCGGCGGGGCCCCACCTGAACAACTGGTGGCCGGGGTGCCCTTACTGCCCCGCGAGAGCCACCCCGACAGCGCCGGAACCCTGGCCATCTTCCCTGACCACCAAGTCCAGTTCGACACTCCCATTGCCCTGCCGGGCGACCACAACGACAACCAAATCATCAACTCCGCACTCTACCTGCAGCAAACCCGTACCGATGTTGAGGTGGTGTTGGTCACCAAAGACATCAATATGCGGCTCAAGGCCAAGGGCGCCGGGCTGCGCAAGGTGGAGGACTACCGCAGTGACCAGCTGGTGGAGGACATCCGTTTTCTCGCCACCGGTTTTGCCCAGATTGACGGCAAACTCTGGGATCGGGTGGGGGACGTCCACAGCCATCAGGCGGGTCGCTTCGTTTATCACACTCTGGACCGTGAGGCGCTGGGGGTCGACAGCCTCTACCAGAACCAGTACCTGGTGGACGACAGTGAAACGTTCTGTGGCCAGGTCAAGGGGCTGGATGAGCACAGCGTCACCATCAAGGATCTGGGCCGCGACCGTCTGATGGGCTACCACGCCTGGGGCATCTCGCCCAAAAACGTCTATCAGGGCATGGCGCTGCAGGCGTTGATGGACCCTGACGTTGACCTGGTGATCCTGACTGGCCCGGCCGGCTCCGGTAAAACCCTGCTGGCGTTGGCCGCCGCGCTGGAACAGGTGGTGGAGCAGCGGCGTTACGACCGGGTACTGGTGACCCGTAATACGCCGGAAATTGCCGAGTCCATTGGCTTCCTCCCGGGCACGGAGGAGGAGAAGATGATGCCCTGGCTGGCGGCGGTGACGGACACGCTGGAGGTGCTTCATAAGCACGATGAGAGTCCCAGCTCCAGCCTGCAGTACATCATGGATAAGGCCAACATCCAGTTTAAGTCGGTCAACTTTATGCGCGGTCGTTCGATTCAGAACAGCTTTGTGCTGCTGGATGAGTGTCAGAACCTCACCGCCTCTCAGATCAAAACCATCATTACCCGCATGGGGGAGGGCACCAAACTGGTTTGCTCCGGTAACCTGGCGCAGATCGATTCCAACTACCTCAGCGCCGTCACCTCGGGGCTGACCTACATCGTCGAACGATTTAAGGATTTCGAAGGCAGCGCCAACGTCTACCTGAACGGTGTGGTGCGCTCGCGCCTGGCCTCCTTCGCTGAAGAAAACCTCTGA
- the mgtE gene encoding magnesium transporter, whose amino-acid sequence MQKDTLFATLSEALAAHDKRAVRAQLEQMHVADFAAAVGDFNAGLAAQLLDLLSLPDHAEVFGYLDPQLQADIACRMPRNELAALFSQMESDERADLYNRLSEDQQQTLLPGLAQAEREDVRRLASYPEKTAGAMMSSDYATLRSHWTVRKALQRLRLEAPDKETIYQTYVIDGDRHLVGTISLRELILSNPEALIADIMLTEVVAVRVDEDQEDVSEKIRHYDLLALPVLDSAERLVGIVTYDDAMDAVVEEATEDAQKIASVAALEAPMNQVSSWELYRKRVGWLVLLVFGALLSGAGIAHFEAIIESNVALVFFMPLLVGSGGNAGSQSAALMVRALATGEVDLKDWAKVLAREVFVAGALGLTMAAAVFGLGMFRGGMEIAIVVASAMVCVVLAGSLIGLSLPFILSRVKMDPATASGPLVTTIVDATGVLIYLGFASMMLDLAV is encoded by the coding sequence ATGCAAAAAGACACCCTTTTTGCCACCCTTAGCGAAGCACTCGCTGCTCATGATAAGCGCGCCGTTCGGGCTCAGCTTGAGCAGATGCACGTCGCCGATTTTGCCGCAGCGGTCGGCGATTTTAATGCCGGACTGGCCGCTCAGCTGCTGGACCTGCTGTCCCTGCCGGATCACGCAGAAGTGTTCGGCTACCTTGATCCCCAGCTGCAAGCCGACATCGCCTGCCGTATGCCGCGTAACGAGCTGGCCGCGCTGTTCTCACAGATGGAGTCCGATGAACGGGCTGACCTCTACAACCGCCTGAGCGAAGACCAGCAGCAAACCCTGCTGCCGGGCCTGGCCCAGGCTGAACGCGAAGACGTGCGTCGCCTGGCCTCCTACCCGGAGAAAACCGCCGGGGCGATGATGAGTTCGGACTACGCCACCCTGCGCAGTCACTGGACCGTACGCAAAGCACTGCAGCGCCTGCGTCTGGAAGCGCCAGACAAAGAAACGATCTACCAAACCTACGTGATCGATGGCGACCGCCACCTGGTGGGCACCATCTCTTTGCGTGAGCTGATCCTCTCCAACCCGGAAGCGCTGATCGCCGACATCATGCTGACCGAGGTGGTGGCCGTTCGGGTCGATGAGGACCAGGAAGATGTGTCGGAAAAGATCCGTCACTACGACCTGCTGGCCCTGCCGGTTCTGGACAGCGCCGAGCGTCTGGTGGGCATCGTCACCTACGATGACGCCATGGACGCGGTGGTGGAAGAAGCCACCGAGGACGCCCAGAAGATCGCGTCCGTTGCCGCGCTGGAAGCGCCGATGAACCAGGTCAGTTCCTGGGAGCTGTACCGCAAGCGCGTCGGCTGGCTGGTGCTGCTGGTGTTCGGTGCCCTGCTCTCCGGTGCAGGCATCGCCCACTTTGAAGCGATCATCGAATCCAATGTGGCGCTGGTGTTCTTTATGCCGCTGCTGGTGGGCAGTGGCGGTAACGCCGGCTCCCAGTCCGCTGCACTGATGGTACGCGCCCTGGCGACTGGCGAAGTCGATCTGAAGGACTGGGCCAAGGTACTGGCGCGGGAGGTCTTTGTCGCCGGTGCGCTGGGCCTGACCATGGCCGCGGCGGTATTTGGCCTGGGCATGTTCCGCGGCGGCATGGAGATCGCCATTGTGGTGGCCTCCGCCATGGTCTGCGTGGTGCTGGCCGGCTCCCTGATTGGCCTGAGCCTGCCCTTTATCCTGTCACGGGTGAAGATGGACCCGGCAACGGCCTCCGGCCCGCTGGTGACCACCATCGTCGACGCCACCGGGGTACTCATCTATCTGGGCTTTGCCAGCATGATGCTCGACCTGGCGGTCTGA
- a CDS encoding DUF3530 family protein translates to MFRCLFLLLLIALPCHAIERKAFPAEAPGSKGTVIVLADAGAVVDSGHWQRTLLRTLPRHGWRALSVAQYDGLSSLPEALQSEPEPHYWVVSGATAGEAVNAMATQQLPLPAGLVVLGPFRQTPAENDALPAQLAELGIAVLDMSGPGDHPLAQATTEARQQANRRTANPHYRAMDWALDWDQSADTLAQRIRGWLKQQKTSPQ, encoded by the coding sequence ATGTTTCGCTGTCTGTTTCTGCTTCTGCTGATTGCCCTGCCCTGCCACGCCATTGAACGCAAAGCCTTTCCCGCGGAAGCGCCCGGCAGCAAGGGCACGGTGATCGTACTGGCCGACGCCGGAGCCGTGGTCGACAGTGGCCACTGGCAACGCACGCTGCTGCGCACCCTGCCCCGCCATGGCTGGCGCGCGCTGTCTGTGGCTCAGTACGATGGCCTCAGCAGCCTGCCTGAAGCCCTGCAAAGCGAACCCGAGCCCCACTACTGGGTGGTCAGTGGCGCAACCGCCGGTGAGGCCGTTAATGCCATGGCGACGCAGCAACTGCCTCTGCCTGCGGGACTGGTGGTGTTGGGCCCCTTTCGCCAGACTCCAGCCGAGAATGACGCCCTGCCAGCGCAACTGGCTGAATTGGGCATTGCGGTGCTGGATATGAGCGGCCCTGGCGATCATCCACTGGCACAAGCCACCACCGAGGCCCGTCAACAGGCCAACCGACGCACTGCCAACCCCCATTATCGGGCCATGGACTGGGCACTGGACTGGGACCAGAGTGCCGACACCCTGGCTCAGCGCATCCGTGGCTGGCTGAAACAGCAGAAAACCTCGCCACAATGA
- a CDS encoding glycine zipper family protein, producing the protein MRTQLAAAFALLMTGCAYNQAPVVDMTNVDPSDYQNDLAYCETYAEQVDKGEAAKVGAVNGSLSLGGAGAIAGAVDNGWSGALVGMLVGASLGAAGGSADGALEATRVQGQVLRRCLSEMGYHVYDLET; encoded by the coding sequence ATGAGGACGCAACTGGCAGCCGCTTTTGCGCTACTGATGACAGGGTGTGCGTACAATCAGGCACCCGTGGTGGATATGACCAATGTGGATCCCAGCGACTACCAGAACGATCTGGCCTACTGCGAAACCTATGCGGAACAAGTGGATAAGGGTGAGGCGGCTAAGGTGGGAGCCGTTAATGGGAGTCTCTCCCTGGGCGGAGCGGGTGCGATCGCGGGGGCCGTGGATAACGGCTGGAGCGGGGCTTTGGTGGGGATGCTGGTCGGGGCTTCACTGGGCGCTGCCGGTGGATCTGCCGACGGTGCTCTGGAGGCGACACGGGTGCAGGGGCAGGTGCTTCGGCGTTGCCTCAGTGAGATGGGCTACCACGTTTACGATCTGGAAACCTGA
- a CDS encoding D-2-hydroxyacid dehydrogenase, which yields MKVVVLDGATLNPGDLDWSPLAAFGELHCHDQTTPEQLLERAAGAAILLTNKVVLDRATLEALPALRYIGVTATGVNVVDLAAAAERGIVVTNTPAYGPESVAQMAIAHLLHHASAVAEHHHAVQQGQWASAPQFCFWNRPLMALSGKTFGVMGFGAIGQAAARMARGFNMTILVHTRTPIEGLPDGYRWVDQSTLFAESDVVSLHCPQTEANTGFINAELLATMKPNALLINTARGGLVNERELADALNRGVIAGAGLDVLSSEPPQPDNPLIGARNCVITPHNAWATYEARSNLLAIVLDNLRAWQAGSPTNQVN from the coding sequence ATGAAGGTCGTGGTACTCGATGGCGCAACGTTGAATCCCGGGGATCTGGACTGGTCGCCGCTGGCGGCTTTCGGTGAACTGCACTGCCACGACCAGACCACACCGGAGCAACTGCTGGAGAGGGCCGCCGGGGCTGCCATCCTGCTCACCAACAAGGTGGTGCTGGATCGCGCCACCCTCGAGGCGTTGCCGGCGCTGCGCTACATCGGCGTGACCGCCACCGGCGTCAATGTGGTGGACCTGGCTGCCGCTGCTGAGCGCGGCATCGTGGTCACCAACACCCCGGCCTATGGCCCGGAATCCGTGGCGCAGATGGCGATTGCCCACCTGCTGCACCACGCCAGCGCTGTGGCCGAACACCATCATGCGGTGCAGCAGGGCCAATGGGCCTCGGCACCGCAGTTCTGCTTCTGGAACCGCCCGCTGATGGCCCTGTCCGGAAAAACCTTCGGGGTGATGGGCTTTGGTGCCATTGGCCAGGCGGCTGCACGGATGGCCCGCGGCTTCAACATGACCATTCTGGTGCACACCCGCACCCCGATCGAAGGCCTGCCGGACGGCTACCGCTGGGTCGATCAGTCCACCCTGTTTGCCGAGTCCGATGTGGTCAGCCTGCACTGTCCGCAAACCGAGGCCAATACCGGCTTTATTAACGCTGAGCTGCTGGCCACCATGAAACCCAACGCCCTGCTGATCAACACCGCCCGCGGTGGCCTGGTCAATGAGAGGGAGCTGGCGGACGCCCTCAACCGGGGGGTGATTGCCGGGGCCGGGCTGGATGTGCTGAGCAGCGAGCCGCCGCAGCCGGATAACCCGCTGATTGGCGCCCGCAACTGCGTGATTACCCCGCACAACGCCTGGGCCACCTATGAGGCGCGCAGCAATCTGCTCGCCATTGTGCTGGATAACCTGCGGGCCTGGCAGGCGGGAAGCCCCACCAACCAGGTTAACTGA
- a CDS encoding exoribonuclease II: MFQDNPLLQQLKAQIRESLPTVEGTVKGTEKGFGFIETEKGESHFVPPPYMKKVMHGDKVTAVLRTEGEKTSAEPETLLEPFLTRFVARVKRIKGRVNVVPDHPLIKDAIRARVKKSVDEESLQDGDYVVAHLKRHPLRPDDNTFLAEVSELVAKTDDPHVPWWVILAKHDLAKVEPADPAQWQLADAAERTDLTELPFVTIDAESTKDMDDALYVEAKAEGGWQLTVAIADPTAYVAMGDEVDLEAKKRSFTQYLPGFNVPMLPRQLADELCSLVEGEDRPAVAARIQVAADGALQGEAEFFLATIRSQGKLAYDKVSDLLEGVEGAWQPESDAIAEQVNTLHALANARTAWRHEHALVFPDRPDYRFEVDDAGNVLAIHAEYRRTANRIVEECMILANSACGALLGAKLGKGIFNSHAGLDPEKIPAAIELLSEHGLTHCAEKVTTLEGYCQLRRDLDAQPTGYLDARIRRMQAYAEMAAEPKPHFGMGLTGYATWTSPIRKYGDMINHRLLKAIIGQPGALNELDDDLLAHLAEKRKLHRMCERDVGDWLYARYLKAQEGGEREYDAEVIDINRGGVRVRLKEIGAVAFVPAPFLCEDKKRLECSGDTGIAKFDGEPVLRVADDLTVLIAEVRVDQRNVVAKPAKRFDQ, translated from the coding sequence ATGTTCCAAGACAACCCCTTGTTGCAACAGCTTAAAGCACAGATCCGGGAATCCCTGCCGACGGTGGAAGGCACCGTAAAAGGGACCGAAAAGGGTTTTGGCTTTATCGAAACCGAGAAGGGCGAGAGCCACTTCGTGCCGCCTCCGTACATGAAAAAGGTGATGCACGGGGATAAGGTCACCGCCGTGTTGCGTACCGAAGGGGAGAAAACCAGCGCCGAGCCGGAAACCCTGCTGGAACCGTTCCTGACCCGCTTTGTGGCGCGGGTGAAACGGATCAAGGGCCGCGTGAATGTGGTGCCGGACCATCCGCTGATCAAAGACGCCATCCGTGCCCGCGTGAAAAAGAGCGTGGACGAAGAGAGCCTGCAGGACGGCGATTACGTGGTGGCACACCTGAAGCGTCACCCGCTGCGTCCTGATGACAACACCTTCCTGGCCGAAGTCTCCGAACTGGTGGCCAAGACCGATGACCCGCACGTGCCGTGGTGGGTGATCCTGGCCAAGCACGACCTGGCCAAGGTGGAACCGGCCGATCCGGCCCAGTGGCAGCTGGCGGACGCCGCCGAGCGCACAGATCTGACCGAACTGCCGTTCGTCACCATCGATGCAGAGTCCACCAAGGATATGGATGATGCCCTGTACGTGGAAGCCAAGGCCGAAGGTGGCTGGCAGCTGACGGTGGCCATCGCCGACCCGACCGCCTATGTGGCGATGGGCGATGAGGTGGATCTGGAAGCCAAGAAGCGCTCCTTTACCCAGTACCTGCCGGGCTTTAACGTGCCGATGCTGCCGCGTCAGCTGGCCGATGAGCTGTGCTCACTGGTTGAAGGCGAAGACCGCCCCGCCGTGGCGGCCCGTATTCAGGTCGCGGCCGATGGCGCACTGCAAGGGGAAGCCGAGTTCTTCCTCGCCACCATCCGCTCACAGGGTAAGCTGGCCTACGACAAGGTGTCCGATCTGCTGGAGGGCGTTGAAGGCGCCTGGCAACCGGAAAGTGATGCCATTGCGGAGCAGGTCAACACCCTGCACGCCCTGGCCAACGCCCGCACCGCCTGGCGTCATGAGCACGCGCTGGTGTTCCCGGACCGCCCGGACTACCGCTTTGAGGTGGACGATGCCGGTAACGTTCTGGCGATTCACGCCGAGTACCGCCGCACCGCTAACCGCATTGTGGAAGAGTGCATGATCCTGGCCAACTCCGCCTGTGGTGCCCTGCTGGGTGCCAAACTGGGCAAAGGCATCTTCAACAGCCACGCGGGTCTGGATCCGGAGAAGATCCCGGCGGCCATTGAGCTGCTGTCTGAGCATGGCCTGACCCACTGCGCTGAGAAGGTGACCACTCTGGAGGGCTATTGCCAGCTGCGTCGTGACCTCGACGCTCAGCCCACCGGCTACCTGGATGCCCGCATCCGTCGCATGCAGGCTTACGCCGAGATGGCGGCGGAGCCGAAGCCGCACTTCGGTATGGGCCTGACCGGCTACGCCACCTGGACCTCACCAATCCGTAAGTACGGCGACATGATCAACCACCGTCTGCTGAAGGCGATCATTGGTCAGCCCGGCGCACTGAATGAGCTGGATGACGACCTGCTGGCCCACCTGGCGGAGAAGCGTAAGCTGCACCGCATGTGTGAGCGTGACGTGGGTGACTGGCTGTACGCCCGCTACCTGAAAGCGCAGGAAGGCGGCGAGCGCGAGTATGACGCCGAGGTGATCGACATTAACCGCGGTGGCGTTCGTGTGCGCCTGAAAGAGATCGGTGCGGTCGCCTTTGTGCCGGCACCATTCCTGTGCGAAGACAAGAAGCGTCTGGAGTGCAGCGGTGACACCGGCATTGCCAAGTTCGACGGTGAGCCGGTGCTGCGCGTTGCCGACGACCTGACGGTGTTGATTGCTGAAGTGCGCGTTGACCAGCGCAACGTGGTGGCCAAACCGGCCAAGCGCTTCGACCAGTAA
- a CDS encoding cytochrome-c peroxidase, producing MRRTIVATTLLAVTGLAHAAEPIQVIEPATITNPEMVELGKKLFFEPRLSKSGFLSCNSCHNLSLGGVDILPTSIGHNWQEGPINAPTVLNAKYMLAQFWDGRAATLQEQAAGPIANPKEMALEHELALDVLRAIPGYQAEFSEVFGDKGITLDTVTEAIATFEETLVTPNSRFDQYLNGDKEALSTAEQEGYALFKSKGCAACHNGPAVGGTMYQKMGLMQPFVTSNPAQGRVDVTGKEHDRMVFKVPTLRNIELTYPYFHDGSTYDLKEAVIVMQRVQLGQELTDQEADRITDFLKTLTGEQPQITLPILPPSVAGTPKPQPFAK from the coding sequence ATGCGCCGCACCATCGTTGCCACCACCCTTCTTGCCGTTACCGGCCTGGCCCATGCCGCTGAACCGATCCAGGTGATCGAGCCGGCCACCATCACCAACCCGGAGATGGTGGAACTGGGTAAGAAGTTGTTCTTCGAGCCGCGCCTGTCCAAGTCCGGTTTTCTCTCCTGTAACAGCTGCCACAACCTGAGCCTGGGTGGCGTGGATATCCTGCCGACCTCCATCGGCCACAACTGGCAGGAAGGTCCCATCAACGCGCCGACCGTACTCAACGCCAAGTACATGCTGGCCCAGTTCTGGGATGGCCGTGCCGCGACCCTGCAGGAGCAGGCAGCCGGCCCCATCGCCAACCCGAAAGAGATGGCGCTGGAACATGAACTGGCGCTGGACGTACTGCGCGCCATCCCGGGCTACCAGGCCGAGTTCTCTGAAGTGTTTGGCGACAAGGGCATCACCCTGGACACCGTCACCGAAGCGATCGCCACCTTTGAAGAGACACTGGTGACCCCCAACAGCCGTTTCGACCAGTACCTCAATGGCGACAAAGAGGCCCTGAGCACCGCTGAGCAGGAGGGCTACGCCCTGTTTAAGAGCAAGGGTTGTGCCGCCTGCCACAACGGTCCGGCCGTGGGCGGCACCATGTACCAGAAGATGGGGCTGATGCAGCCGTTCGTCACCAGCAACCCGGCCCAGGGTCGCGTCGACGTGACCGGCAAGGAGCACGACCGCATGGTGTTCAAGGTGCCGACCCTGCGCAACATCGAGCTGACCTACCCCTACTTCCACGATGGCTCCACCTACGACCTGAAAGAGGCCGTTATCGTGATGCAGCGTGTGCAGCTGGGCCAGGAGCTGACCGACCAGGAAGCGGACCGCATTACCGACTTCCTCAAAACCCTGACCGGCGAGCAGCCGCAGATCACCCTGCCGATTCTGCCGCCGTCCGTAGCCGGCACGCCGAAGCCGCAGCCGTTCGCCAAGTAA
- the rapA gene encoding RNA polymerase-associated protein RapA — MSFALGQRWISDTESDLGLGTIVAIEGRMVTLLFPATGENRMFAIQDAPLTRVIFNQGDEVTSHEGWALTVTELTEQNGLVTYHGTRTDTDEPVTLRETLLDHQIRFNKPQDRLFAGQLDRMEHYVTRFLCQHQRHAMQQNPLRALQGPRAGLIAHQLYIANEVGRRHAPRVLLADEVGLGKTIEAGHILHQQLLSGRAERVLILVPESLQHQWLVEMLRRFNLRFALFDEERCIEALADCDNPFETEQLVICSIDLLRKKKRFEQALEAPWDLLVVDEAHHLEWSEDQPSRAYQVVEALAEAIAGVLLLTATPDQLGHQSHFARLRLLDPDRFYDYDAFLKEETEYQSVAAAAEALLAERPLTDEERTALAAMLPEQALQTDSAEGREALLRQLLDRHGTGRVLFRNTRGGVSGFTQRHLNAHPVALPSQYATAVRVSKMLGNNGSLEQKVLNNLYPEKLYQEFEGEGSSASWWTFDTRVNWMLEFLKAKRSKKVLVITAKASTALQLEEALRSREGIMAGVFHEGMSILERDKAAAFFAQQEGGAQVLICSEIGSEGRNFQFAHHLIMFDLPQNPDLLEQRIGRLDRIGQTQDVQIHVPYIEGSAQQQLLDWYHQGLNAFEQTCPGGHLIHAEFGEDLLQVLAGENEDLADLITRTAERAGEHKAAMEAGRDKLLEIHSNGGKQADALVAALEKEDDDTDFVSFMLKLWDVIGVQQDDRGENAVVLTPTEHMLYPSYPGLPEDGLSVTFDRDTALSRDDFQFITPAHPLVSSGIDMVTSSETGCAAVSLMKNKALPAGTLFLEMIYMVEAVAPAEVQLGRFLPPTPIRLLLDKSGKDLGQNVDFETFNRQLIPINRHTGSKLVNASQSALHPLIAKAEQHVAGQLAELVAQAEEKMTAELGGELARLEALKAVNPNIRGAELDAIREQMNMVKAHLGRAQVQLDAIRLIVVTPQ, encoded by the coding sequence ATGTCCTTTGCTCTGGGTCAACGCTGGATCAGCGACACCGAATCGGATCTGGGCCTGGGTACCATCGTGGCCATCGAAGGCCGCATGGTGACTCTGCTGTTCCCCGCCACCGGCGAGAACCGAATGTTTGCCATTCAGGACGCGCCCCTCACCCGGGTTATTTTTAACCAGGGTGACGAAGTCACCAGCCATGAAGGCTGGGCACTGACCGTCACGGAATTGACCGAGCAGAACGGCCTGGTGACCTACCACGGCACCCGGACCGACACCGACGAACCCGTTACCCTGCGGGAAACCCTGCTGGACCACCAGATCCGCTTTAACAAGCCTCAGGATCGCCTGTTTGCCGGTCAGCTGGACCGCATGGAACACTACGTCACCCGCTTCCTGTGCCAGCATCAGCGCCACGCCATGCAGCAGAATCCGCTGCGCGCCCTGCAGGGCCCCCGTGCCGGCCTGATTGCCCACCAGCTCTACATCGCCAACGAAGTGGGTCGTCGTCACGCCCCGCGGGTTCTGCTGGCGGATGAAGTGGGTTTGGGTAAAACCATTGAGGCGGGCCATATCCTGCATCAGCAACTGCTGTCCGGCCGTGCCGAGCGGGTGCTGATCCTGGTGCCGGAGTCACTGCAACACCAGTGGCTGGTGGAGATGCTGCGCCGCTTCAACCTGCGTTTCGCCCTGTTTGATGAGGAGCGCTGCATCGAAGCACTGGCGGATTGCGACAACCCGTTCGAAACCGAGCAGCTGGTGATCTGCTCCATCGACCTGCTGCGCAAGAAGAAGCGTTTTGAACAAGCGCTGGAAGCGCCGTGGGACCTGTTGGTGGTGGACGAAGCCCATCACCTGGAGTGGAGCGAAGACCAGCCCAGCCGCGCCTATCAGGTAGTGGAAGCGCTGGCCGAGGCGATCGCCGGTGTGCTGCTGCTGACCGCCACCCCGGACCAGCTGGGCCACCAGAGCCACTTTGCCCGACTGCGCCTGCTCGACCCGGACCGCTTCTACGACTACGACGCGTTCCTGAAAGAGGAAACCGAGTACCAGAGCGTGGCCGCTGCCGCGGAAGCGCTGCTGGCCGAGCGCCCGCTGACCGACGAAGAGCGTACCGCCCTGGCCGCCATGCTGCCGGAGCAAGCGCTGCAGACCGACAGCGCCGAAGGCCGCGAAGCCCTGCTGCGCCAGCTGCTTGACCGCCACGGCACCGGCCGGGTGCTGTTCCGTAACACCCGTGGTGGTGTCAGCGGCTTTACCCAACGCCATCTCAATGCCCATCCGGTCGCTCTGCCGAGCCAGTACGCCACCGCCGTCCGCGTCTCCAAGATGCTGGGCAACAACGGCTCCCTCGAGCAGAAAGTGCTGAACAACCTGTACCCGGAGAAGCTCTACCAGGAGTTTGAAGGGGAGGGCAGCAGCGCCAGCTGGTGGACCTTCGACACCCGGGTCAACTGGATGCTGGAGTTCCTTAAAGCCAAACGCTCCAAAAAGGTGCTGGTGATCACCGCCAAAGCTTCCACCGCACTGCAGCTGGAGGAAGCCCTGCGCAGCCGCGAAGGGATCATGGCGGGCGTATTCCACGAAGGGATGTCCATCCTGGAGCGCGATAAGGCCGCGGCGTTCTTCGCCCAGCAGGAGGGCGGTGCCCAGGTGCTGATCTGTTCCGAGATCGGTTCCGAAGGCCGTAACTTCCAGTTTGCCCATCACCTGATCATGTTCGATCTGCCGCAGAACCCGGACCTGCTGGAGCAGCGTATCGGTCGTCTCGACCGCATCGGCCAGACTCAGGATGTGCAGATCCATGTGCCCTACATCGAAGGCAGCGCCCAGCAACAGCTGCTGGATTGGTACCACCAGGGCCTCAACGCCTTTGAGCAGACCTGCCCCGGTGGCCACCTGATCCACGCCGAATTCGGTGAAGACCTGCTGCAGGTGCTGGCGGGTGAAAACGAAGACCTGGCTGACCTCATCACCCGCACCGCTGAGCGCGCTGGCGAGCACAAAGCGGCCATGGAAGCGGGCCGCGATAAGCTGCTGGAGATCCACTCCAACGGTGGTAAGCAGGCTGACGCCCTGGTGGCGGCTCTGGAGAAAGAGGACGACGACACCGACTTTGTCAGCTTTATGCTGAAGCTGTGGGATGTGATCGGCGTACAACAGGATGACCGTGGTGAGAATGCGGTGGTACTGACGCCGACCGAGCACATGCTGTACCCCAGCTACCCGGGTCTGCCGGAAGATGGCCTGTCGGTCACCTTCGACCGTGACACCGCCCTGTCCCGTGACGACTTCCAGTTCATCACCCCGGCCCACCCGCTGGTCAGCTCCGGCATCGATATGGTGACCAGCAGCGAAACCGGCTGTGCCGCGGTCTCCCTGATGAAGAACAAGGCCCTGCCCGCAGGCACCCTGTTCCTGGAGATGATCTACATGGTGGAAGCGGTGGCCCCGGCCGAAGTGCAGCTGGGTCGATTCCTGCCGCCCACCCCGATCCGCCTGCTGCTGGATAAGAGCGGCAAGGATCTGGGCCAGAACGTCGACTTCGAGACCTTCAACCGCCAGCTGATCCCGATCAACCGTCACACCGGCTCCAAGCTGGTGAACGCGTCCCAGTCTGCCCTGCACCCGCTGATCGCCAAGGCGGAACAGCATGTCGCTGGCCAGCTGGCTGAACTGGTGGCTCAGGCGGAAGAGAAGATGACGGCTGAGCTCGGTGGCGAGCTCGCCCGCCTCGAAGCGCTCAAAGCGGTTAACCCCAACATCCGGGGCGCCGAGCTGGACGCCATCCGCGAACAGATGAACATGGTGAAGGCCCACCTCGGCCGGGCCCAGGTTCAACTGGATGCCATCCGCCTGATTGTGGTGACCCCGCAGTAA